A genomic region of Halichondria panicea chromosome 5, odHalPani1.1, whole genome shotgun sequence contains the following coding sequences:
- the LOC135335777 gene encoding uncharacterized protein LOC135335777 — MGNLLALALDSLRQQPPTSESPEYQAFRECYDLLVNNVTVQIGEICNSLFAEGYITETVRDYTRTDGIQNLKKAQQLVDSVSDGIKTNPNIFYGFIAILEAKGPFNDDIVRILQKTYLEVCDQEQIQPNQDVIDLHQADYPAELSGDGDVSLGDESFHSAIDDRDVSSQQFFSKEGCPSKTISLEARSTNLFPYLDVTGLDDEDVVDLEGRLLSDTREIAINFSKFSLCIRKSLEARDLHLDKLQDCVLSVLVLPKDQRVSALDSEHKEKIFTANSLAKVFSILRMYNYISFLNYQIIELLIQQYGSADDHNLLEKYLEDLKTFCQRNVFEVPLSAFSSCRSRKTAKVFALKCTEPTLTLQGVRVMQNKFAKILGLEFNALQLCSVKKGCVELHFLVSAAVAEHIFPLSPSQQLALSEIGARLLPFDKALEKENKKQDEDVEPQPTPTRGETLPKLSHTQERQQSTIAEDVEPQQSLTREQWRPPTPEDGQIPIPEDLEPQRFLTPPCTPENKLEPQQSVNSEKCYSPPGVSLNVKSVKKNKDGNTPLHVACEKGHTETAQLLIDKGADINELNRKENTPLLIALEEEHTETAQMLIDRGANVNKWNKECIAPLHVALEKGDADTAQLLIDKRADVNMWNKEGNTPLHTALKKGHMETAQWLIDKKADVNMWNKEGNTPLHVACEGGYIETAKWLMNRGANTRWFNMDGKSPLVVACEKGHAKISQLLIDKGADVNRWNVRDGKSPLLAACENRDTATAQLLIDKGAHVNKKKRDHGKSPLVVACEKGHTDTARLLIDKGADVNRWNLQDGKSPFLAAFENGHTETAQLLIEKGADKNKKKEKSPLTAAREKCHTKTAHLRGADMNDCNRDGNLPLAAVCEGGDHTETAQLLIDGVEDVNKHNTLPISQTFFSISSSAQVEQLDTLNDVTGRPRHTYKMPSSKNSAPVKCSSRFRSQGFNQCTLRYLPRVLHALFYKTHPKAPLQKYSSTLRPFQKTISLCHSISSPLRCAVLRNAQLQKYRRFRKKIGLRHSNLYPKCSSLRSASFTLLNRLQAKLRKQSHSRRL, encoded by the exons ATGGGTAATCTTCTGGCACTAGCACTCGACTCACTCAGACAACAACCTCCTACCTCTGAATCTCCTGAGTACCAAGCATTTAGAGAATGTTATGATCTTCTAGTGAACAATGTGACAGTACAGATTGGTGAGATCTGTAATTCCCTATTTGCTGAGGGCTACATAACCGAGACGGTTCGAGACTACACAAGAACGGATGGAATTCAAAACTTGAAAAAAGCTCAACAATTGGTCGACTCGGTTAGTGATGGGATTAAAACTAACCCTAATATTTTCTATGGATTTATTGCGATACTCGAAGCCAAAGGTCCATTCAATGATGATATTGTACGAATTCTGCAAAAAACCTATCTAGAAGTATGTGATCAGGAACAAATTCAACCTAATCAAGATGTGATTGACCTACACCAAGCTGACTACCCAGCTGAACTATCAGGTGATGGTGACGTGTCTCTTGGAGATGAGTCATTTCATTCTGCCATTGATGATCGAGATGTCTCTTCCCAACAATTCTTTTCTAAAGAAGGTTGCCCCAGCAAGACAATATCTCTCGAAGCTAGATCTACCAACCTCTTCCCTTATCTTGATGTTACTGGTCTTGATGATGAAGATGTCGTTGATTTAGAAGGAAGATTGTTATCCGATACAAGAGAAATTGCGATAAACTTTTCAAAGTTCTCATTGTGTATTAGGAAGTCATTGGAAGCACGAGATTTACATTTGGACAAGTTACAAGATTGTGTATTGAGTGTTTTAGTTCTTCCGAAAGATCAAAGAGTGAGTGCACTTGATTCTGAGCACAAAGAGAAGATTTTTACCGCAAACAGCCTTGCTAAAGTTTTCTCCATACTTCGAATGTACAACTATATCTCATTCTTAAACTACCAAATCATCGAGCTGCTCATTCAACAATATGGTTCCGCTGACGATCACAACCTGCTTGAGAAATATCTTGAAGATTTGAAAACCTTCTGCCAAAGAAATGTGTTTGAAGTTCCTTTATCTGCTTTTTCATCATGCAGGTCTCGTAAGACGGCCAAAGTGTTTGCACTCAAATGTACAGAGCCGACATTAACACTGCAGGGAGTTCGAGTGATGCAAAACAAATTTGCTAAAATCTTAGGCCTGGAATTTAATGCCTTACAACTTTGCTCCGTCAAGAAGGGTTGTGTTGAATTACACTTCCTGGTTTCCGCAGCTGTTGCTGAGCATATCTTCCCATTGTCCCCTTCTCAACAGTTGGCACTCAGTGAGATTGGAGCGAGGCTTCTCCCATTTGACAAAgctttggaaaaagaaaataaGAA GCAGGACGAAGATGTTGAACCTCAACCAACCCCCACTCGTGGAGAGACGCTGCCTAAGTTATCCCACACACAAGAACGACAACAATCCACCATAGCTGAGGATGTAGAGCCACAACAATCCCTTACACGTGAGCAGTGGCGACCCCCAACACCTGAAGATGGACAAATCCCCATACCTGAGGATTTGGAACCGCAACGATTCCTCACACCACCTTGTACGCCTGAGAATAAATTAGAGCCGCAACAATCTGTAAATTCTGAGAAGTGTTACTCACCTCCTGGTGTGTCCTTAAATGTGAAATCTGTGAAGAAAAATAAG GATGGTAACACTCCACTCCATGTTGCCTGTGAGaaaggtcacactgagactgccCAGTTGCTGATTGACAAGGGAGCGGACATAAACGAGTTGAACAGG AAAGAGAATACACCACTCCTTATTGCCTTAGAGGAAGAACACACTGAGACCGCCCAGATGctgattgacaggggagcaaATGTGAACAAGTGGAACaag GAATGTATTGCTCCACTCCATGTTGCCTTGGAGAAAGGCGACGCTGATACTGCCCAGTTACTGATTGACAAGAGAGCAGATGTGAACATGTGGAACAAG GAAGGAAATACCCCACTCCATACCGCCTTAAAGAAAGGCCATATGGAAACTGCCCAATGGCTGATTGACAAAAAAGCAGATGTTAACATGTGGAAcaag GAAGGGAATACCCCACTCCATGTTGCTTGCGAAGGAGGGTACATTGAGACTGCCAAATGGCTAATGAATAGGGGAGCAAACACGAGATGGTTTAACATG GATGGGAAGTCACCTCTTGTTGTTGCTTGTGAGAAAGGCCACGCTAAGATTTCCCAGTTGTTGATTGACAAGGGAGCAGATGTGAACAGGTGGAACGTGCGG GATGGAAAGTCACCACTCCTTGCTGCCTGTGAAAATAGAGACACTGCGACTGCTCAATTGTTAATCGACAAGGGAGCACATGTAAACAAAAAGAAAAGG GATCATGGGAAGTCACCGCTTGTTGTTGCCTGTGAGAAAGGCCACACTGATACTGCGCGGTTACTGATTGACAAGGGAGCAGATGTGAACAGGTGGAACCTTCAG GATGGAAAGTCACCTTTCCTTGCTGCCTTTGAGAATGGCCACACTGAGACTGCCCAGTTGCTCATTGAAAAGGGAGCGGATAAAAACAAAAAGAAA GAGAAGTCACCTCTTACTGCTGCTCGTGAGAAATGCCACACTAAGACTGCCCATTTGCGAGGAGCAGATATGAACGACTGTAACAGg GATGGGAATTTACCTCTTGCTGCTGTCTGTGAGGGAGGTGATCACACTGAAACTGCCCAGTTGCTGATTGATGGGGTGGAAGATGTGAACAAGCATAACACG TTACCAATTAGTCAGACGTTTTTTTCTATTTCCTCGTCTGCACAAGTTGAACAACTTGATACCTTAAATGATGTTACTGGTCGACCTAGACATACATACAAGATGCCATCAAGTAAAAATTCTGCACCTGTCAAGTGCAGCTCTCGTTTTCGAAGCCAAGGTTTTAATCAGTGTACATTACGCTACCTCCCTCGTGTACTACATGCACTCTTTTATAAAACTCACCCGAAAGCTCCTCTTCAAAAATATTCAAGTACCTTACGCCCTTTTCAAAAGACAATTAGTTTATGTCACTCCATCTCTTCTCCCCTTCGATGTGCAGTGCTTCGTAATGCTCAACTTCAAAAGTATCGCCGTTTTCGAAAGAAAATTGGTTTACGTCACTCCAATTTATACCCCAAATGTTCTTCCCTTCGCAGTGCTTCCTTCACTCTCCTCAATCGGCTCCAAGCTAAACTCAGAAAGCAGTCACATTCTCGTCGATTATGA